In Clostridium sp. JN-1, one genomic interval encodes:
- a CDS encoding ATP-binding protein produces MKKFKHILIVIIGVVIASQIYFDLLIQNFTIAFSVVVFSVFLYNYTELNPITTAIITGISVTLYRSIWVYSSNMDFIKTIKITAPQIVFFATYGCIFYFLYYKSKEKNLTRFILSIFCCDFISNVIEITIRTKITGESSNMITALLIVACIRTLAALIILIVMKYYRSFLIKEEHEERYRKLILLTSSFKSEIYFMNKNASEIEDVMKKSFSVYEIVSKNNYPEKLRDLTLDIAKDVHEIKKGYLRVIGGLEEMSNEKLDVESMKIKDIINILEIDTKDYINAKNLNIDLDFKVGCDFYVSQHFYLVSVIRNLIFNGIEAIDNKKRGLIELKIEEAKDEYIFTVSDNGTGINKSNLDFIFNPGFSTKYDKKTGNICRGIGLTLVKDLIQNIFNGSISVQSIKNEGTTFTVKIPINSFRG; encoded by the coding sequence ATGAAAAAATTTAAACATATTCTTATAGTTATAATTGGTGTAGTTATAGCATCTCAGATTTATTTTGATCTTTTAATTCAAAACTTTACCATAGCTTTTTCAGTAGTTGTATTTTCCGTGTTCCTCTATAACTATACTGAATTAAACCCGATAACAACAGCAATAATCACAGGAATATCTGTAACGCTTTATAGATCAATATGGGTTTATTCTAGTAATATGGATTTTATTAAAACCATTAAAATAACTGCACCACAGATAGTATTCTTTGCTACTTACGGGTGTATATTTTATTTTTTGTATTACAAAAGTAAAGAGAAAAATCTAACAAGGTTTATTCTTTCAATATTTTGCTGCGACTTTATTTCAAATGTTATTGAAATAACTATTCGAACTAAGATAACTGGTGAAAGCAGCAATATGATTACAGCTCTTTTAATAGTAGCTTGTATAAGAACTTTAGCGGCTTTGATTATATTAATAGTAATGAAATACTATAGATCATTTCTTATAAAAGAAGAACATGAAGAACGCTATAGAAAATTGATATTGTTAACTTCCAGCTTCAAAAGTGAAATATATTTTATGAATAAAAATGCTTCTGAAATAGAAGATGTAATGAAAAAGTCCTTTTCAGTGTATGAGATTGTTTCTAAGAATAATTATCCCGAAAAGTTGAGAGATCTCACACTTGATATTGCTAAAGATGTTCACGAGATTAAGAAGGGTTACCTCAGGGTAATAGGGGGACTTGAAGAAATGTCTAATGAAAAATTAGATGTTGAAAGTATGAAAATAAAAGATATTATAAACATTTTAGAAATAGATACTAAAGATTACATAAATGCTAAGAATTTAAACATTGACCTTGATTTTAAAGTTGGATGTGACTTTTATGTTTCCCAACATTTCTACCTTGTATCAGTTATAAGAAACCTTATTTTTAACGGTATAGAAGCTATAGATAATAAGAAAAGAGGATTAATTGAACTGAAAATTGAAGAGGCCAAAGATGAATATATTTTTACTGTATCCGATAATGGGACAGGCATAAATAAAAGTAATTTGGATTTTATATTTAATCCTGGTTTTTCTACTAAGTACGATAAAAAGACTGGTAATATATGCAGGGGAATAGGTCTTACTTTGGTAAAAGATTTAATTCAAAATATTTTTAATGGAAGCATATCTGTACAATCTATAAAAAATGAAGGTACAACTTTTACAGTAAAAATACCAATAAACTCATTTAGGGGGTAG